Genomic window (Streptosporangium brasiliense):
CGGGGGAAGAAGACCCCGCCGACCGTGTCCATGTGGGCGATCACCGCGTAGACGCCGAGCGCCCGCTGGGGGGACAGCCCCACATACAGGGACTGGAAGGTGTGCGCCTTGATCAGCCGCGCGTCGGTGAGGTGGCTTCTCACCAGGCGGTCGAGCCGCCGGAACCCGCCCAGGGCGGCCAGCCGCGCCAGCACTCCCGGCTGGACCAGGCTCCGCAGCCGCGTCATGTCGCGGTCGATGAAGGAGGGCCATTCGCAGGCGAACAGCCCGCCGATCGTGGCCCGGAACCGCCGGTACCTGTCCGCCTCGGCGCCGCCGCACAGCCGGCGCACCTGCTCGATCATCGCCTCCTCGCCGGGCACGATGTCCAGGTGGGAGCCGTCGTGGTAGCGCAGCCGGTAGTAGGGGTCCAGCCGCCGTAGCGGGAGGACGTCCGCCATCTCCTCGCCCGCGGCGGCGAAGACCTCGGCCAGCACGTCCGGCATGGTCAGCACCGACGGGCCGGTGTCGAAACGGTAGTCCCCCACGCTCGCCGTCCCGCAGCAGCCGCCCGGGACCTCGCGGGCCTCCACGACCGTGACCTCCCGTCCGGCCGCGGCCAGCCGGACCGCCGCGGCCAGGCCGCCGAGCCCCGCTCCGATCACCACGATCGGGCTCATGAGCTCCTCCTCGCCGCCGCACGCACGCAGGCCGATGATCGACATGCTTGGGCGATCCATCCCCGGGGCCGCCTGCCGGTAAATCAACCCGGCCTGCAAGAAGAGGTAAAGGCCGGGTTGATCTACCGGCAGGCGGCTCCCCGGAAGGCCGCGGACCTGTCTCACGCGCCCGCGGTGACGGGGCAGTCACCTGGTCGGCGGAGGTGAGATCACCCTGGCGGCGGACGAGGTCCGGCGGGACGCGGACCTATGGTTCCAGGCTGGGGGGTGACGCCCCGGAGCGGAGTGGCCCCGAAGGGGCTCCCCGCGCCGGCGCGCCGCACAACGGTGGCGCGTCACGCATACGGCAGCCGTCCCACCACGGCGGCCTGTCACCGTGGCGGGACCGGGAGGGTGGGGATGGAGTTCCGGGTTCTCGGTGCGGTCGGAGTCCGTGACGGCGGGGTGCCCGTCGAGCTCGGCGGCCCGCGCCAACGTGCGGTGCTGAGCCGGCTGCTGCTCGCGCGCGGGGCGGTCGTCTCCACGGACACCCTGATCGACGACCTGTACGGCGGCGCGCCCCCCGTGAGCGCGCTCGCCACGCTGCAGTCCTACGTCTCCAACCTGCGCCGGGTCATCGAGCCCGGCCGGGCCCCGCGCACCCCCGCCCGGCTGCTCCTCGCCCGGCCTCCCGGCTACCTGCTCGCCGCCACGGACGTCGACGCGATCCGCTTCGGCGAACTGGTCGCCCGTTCCGAGTCCCGCTCCCCCGACGAGGCGCTGGCCTGCCTGGACGAGGCGATGGAGCTCTGGCACGGCCCGCCCTACGGCGAGTTCGCCGACGAGCCGTGGGCCGTCATGGAGGTCCGCCGCCTCCAGGAGCTGCGCCTGGTGGCGATCGAACGGCGCGCCCAGGCGCTGCTGGCCTGCGACCGGCCCCAGGCCGTGATCACTTTCCTGGAGGACGAGACGGCCGCGCATCCGCTGCGCGAGCGGCTGTGGTGCCTGCTCACCCTGGCCCTGTACCGCACCGGGCGCCAGGCCGACGCCCTGGCCGCGCTCCGCTATGCCAGGGAGCTGCTCGCCGAGGAGCTCGGCCTGGACCCCGGGCCCGAGCTGAGGGCGCTGGAGGACGACATCCTCCGGCAGGCCGACTCGCTCCTCCTCTCGCCCCGCGTGCCGGCGCCCGCCGTCGCGCCCGCCGCCTGTCCGGCGCCGTCTCCCTGCCCGGCGCCCCCTCCACGCGGCGACGCCCTGCCCGGCCGGGAGCGGCAGCTCGCGGAGCTGGAGGCGCTGGCCGGACGCGGGACGGTGGGCATGGCCGCGGTGAGCGGCGAGCCGGGCATCGGCAAGACCCGGCTGCTGGAGACGTTCGGCGAGCGCTGCGCCGAGCGCGGTCACCTGGTGCTGTGGGGCCGCTGCCACGACGCCGAGGGGGCCCCGCCGCTGTGGCCGTGGCTGCAGGTGCTGCAGGCGCTCGCCGAGAGCGTGCCGCCGCCGGACCGCGGGGCGCTGGCCGGGCTGCTGGACGACGAGACGCCGGCCGGCTCCACCGAGGCGGCGCTGCTACGCCGCCATCAGGCGGTGGCCCGCTGGCTGGTCCAGGCCGCCCGGATCCGGCCGCTGGTGGTGGTCCTGGACGACCTGCACTGGGCCGACCCGGCCTCGCTCGGGCTGCTGGGCGATGTGGCCACGCTCACCGCCGGGCCGGCGCGCGGCGTCCGGCTGACCGTGGTCGTCGCCTTCCGCGACAGCGAGGAGCGGCCCCCGTTGCAGGAGGTGCTGGGTCGGCTGGCCCGCCACGACCTGCTCCGGGTCGGCCTGGCCGGGCTGGGGGGCGGGCCGGTGCGGGAGCTGGCGGCCGGGATGGGCATCGAGGTGGACGAGTCCACCGCCGGGCGGCTGGCCGAGCGGACCGGCGGCAACCCGTTCTTCGTGCGCGAGAGCGTCCGGCTGCTGGCCCAGGGCCAGGACCTGGAGGCGGTGCCCGACGCGGTGGCGGACCTGATCCGCCGCCGGCTGGCCGCGCTGGGGTGGTGGACCGGCGGGGTGCTCGGGGTCGCCGCGGTGATCGGCCGGGACTTCGATCCCGGCGTGGTCGCCGAGGTGTGCCAGGCCGTCTTCGACCCAAGATCGCCGCGGGACGGATCCGGTCCCGGCGCCCTGCCCGAGGCGTGCCGGGCGAAGGTCTACGACACGCTGGACCGGGCCGCCCGGGCCGGGTTGACGGTCCCGCGCGGCAACCGGATGGCCTTCGTCCACGACCTGGTCAGGGAGACCCTCGTCGGCGGGATCCCGCCGCTGCGCAAGGCGATGGTCCACCGGGAGGCGATGGCCGTCCTGGCCACCCGGCCGGGTACCGACGTGGCCGTGATCGCCCATCACGCGGTGGAGGCCGGCCCGGCCGCGCACACCGCCGCCGCGCGCTGGGCGGTGGCCGCCGCCCAGCAGGCGAGCCTGCGCCTGGCCTACGAGGAGGCCGCCGTCTGGTGGGGCCGGGCCGTCGCCGCGCACGGCGCCTCGGCGGGCGACCCGATCGACCACGTGGAGCTGCTGCTGCGGCAGGTCCGCGCCCTGCTGGAGGCCGGGGACGCGCTGGGCGCGCGGCAGGCGCGGGCGGAGGCCGTACGGGCCGCCGACCGCGCCGGGGCGGGCCCCGAGCTGACCGCACGCGCGCTGACGGCGCTGGACGCCCCCACGATCTGGACGCTCCGCAACCCGTACGAGGCGGTGGAGCTGCGGCTCGTGCACCGCTTCGAGGCCGCCCTGCGCGAGCTGCCCGCCACCGACAGCCCCGAACGGGCCCGCCTGCTGGGCGGCCTGGCCCAGGAGCTCTACGACGGGACCGACGACCCGCGCTGCCGCTCCCTCTCCGCCGAGGCGGTCGAGATGGCCCGCCGGCTGGGCGACCCGCAGCTGCTGATGCGGATGCTCAACGCCCGGCACCTGTCGCTGCCCCAGCCGCTGCACATCCCCGAGCTGCTGGAGATCGCCGACGAGCTGGAGGATCTGGCGCTGCGCACCCGGGTGCCCGGCTTCACGCTGCTCGCCCAGATGCTGTACACGCACTTCAGGCTGGAGCTGGCCGACCTCGCGGGGGCGGACCGGGCCGCCGCGCGCTGCGAGGCCATGCTGGAACGGCTGCCGCTGCCCTGGCCACGCTTCCAGCACACCATGTGGCGGGCCCACCGGCTGGCCCTGGCCGGCCGGTTCGACGAGGCCGAGACGCTGTTCGGCGAGGCCGGGCGCCAGGCCGAGCGGGTCGGGGTGTGGCACGCGGGCGGGCTCGTGGCCATGGGCCGCCTGGCCCTGAACTACCAGCGGGACACGATGGCCGGGACCGGGCCGCTCATCGACGCCATCAGCGGGATCCACCCCTCCCTGGATCACGACGCCCGGGTGCTGCAACTGTGTGCCCAGGGCCGCACCGAGGAGGCCGGGCGGCTGGCGGAGGAGGGCTGGTGCCCCCCGCCCCGGGACTGGTCGTGGCTGAGCACGAGCTGCCTGCAGGCGGCGGCCCAGGCGGCCGTCGGCGACGTCTCGGCCTGCCAGGTGAGCTACTCGGCGCTGCTGCCCTACAGCGGACGCGTCGCCGCCCTGTCCGCGGTGATCTGCGTGGGCCCCGTCGACTGGTTCCTCGCCCTGCTCGCCTCCGCCGTCGGCGACCACACCGCCGCCTCCTGGCACCTGGCGGCGGTGGCGCGGCTGGCCAGCCAGGCCGGGCTGATGGCCTGGCGCGACCGGGCGATGACCGCGGGTCCGGGATCGGGAACCGGCCCTCAGCGTGACCGGCCGGCCTCGGACACGACCGGGCGACCCTCGACGTGCCCGGCCTCGGACACGACCGGGCGACCCTCAACATGACCGGGCGACGCTGAGGATGACCGGGCGACCCTCGACGTGACCGGCCTCGGACACGACCGGGTGCCCTTCGACGTGACCGGGCGGCGCTGAGGGTGACCGGCTGATCGGCGCCCCGCCGGGCGGCGGGCCCCTTCTGCGGCCCGGCGGCCCGCCACGCGGGGTGGGCTCGGAAGGCGTCCCTCTCGGTCCGGCATCCGGACGGGTTCAGGAGGTGTCCCCCGGAGGCAGGTGCGGGCTCTCCTCCTCGACGGTCTCCTGGGGGGCGACGCCGGTGGCGTCCTCGGGGCCGGAGGCGCCGTAGGGGCGTCCCGTCCTCTCGTCGACACCGGCCGTCCCGCGGCCCTCCTCCCCCTCCTTGGCCGCGATCTCCTCGCCCCGCCGGGACGTGCTGACGCCGACGCCGGAAGGGCCCTCGGGCTCGGTGTCGGTGGCGGAGACCCCTTCGCGCTCCTCCTCCGACACCTCACGGCCGGGTCCCTTGTCCTCCGGCGGCGGCCCCCACGCCCGGTTGCCCGCCTGCACCACCTCTTCGCTCGCGTGCCCCACGTCAGGGGAGTAACCGTGCTCTTCTCCCTCGAACCGGCCCGCGTCCTCTGATTCACGTGGCTCGTTCATGTCCAGCCCCCATGGGATTTCGGATTTTCAGCAGATTCTCGGCAGGGGGTCACCGACCAGCAGGTCGACGATGCGGGTGCCACCGAAGGAGGTCTTCAGCAGGACCAGCCCGGGCGGGTCGTCGGCGATCCGCCCGATGACGGCCGCGGCGGAGCCGAGCGGATGGGAGCGCAGGGCGGCCAGTGCGGCCTCGGCGGACCGCTGGGCCACCACCGCGACCATCCGGCCCTCGCACGCCACGTAGAGCGGGTCGATCCCCAGCAGCTCACATGCCCCGCGTACGGCGGGGCACACCGGGATCGCGTCCTCTTCGAGCACGACCGCGACCTCGGAGGCCGCGGCGATCTCGTTGACGACCGTCGCCACCCCGCCGCGGGTGGCGTCGCGCAGGCACCGCACCTGCCCGTCGCCGCAGGCGTCCAGCAGCCGGGCGGTCAGCGTGTTGAGGGGCGCGGTGTCGGAGGTGAGGTCGGCCTGGATGTCGAGCTCTCCCCTGGCCAGCATGACGGTGACGCCGTGCTCGCCGATCGGGCCGGACACGATGACCGCGTCGCCGGGCCGGGCGGCGGCGGCGCTCAGCCGGACCGGCCGCTCCACCGTCCCGACGCCCGAGGTGGTGATGTAGCAGCCGTCGGCCTTGCCCTTCTCCACGACCTTGGTGTCGCCGGTGACGATCCACACGTCCGCCGCCCGCGCCGCCGCCGCCATGGAGGCGGTGATGCGCCGCAGGTCGGCGACGGGGAAGCCCTCCTCGATGATGAAGGCGGCCGACAGGTGGCGGGGGCGCGCCCCGCACATCGCCAGGTCGTTGACGGTGCCGTTGACGGCCAGGTCTCCGATGTCCCCACCCGGGAAGAACAGCGGCGTCACCACGTACGAGTCGGTGGTGAAGGCGAGCCCGTCGGCGACCGCGCCGTCCTCCAGGGGCTCCAGCAGCCGGTTGCGGAACGCCTCCAGGAACACCGCCTCGATCAGGGTGTGGGTGGCCTTGCCGCCGGCGCCGTGCGCGAGGGTGATCAGGTCCTCCCGGACCCGGGCCCTGCCGCGGCGCACCCGTTCGATCCGGTCCAGGACCTCCTGCTCGCGGCCCGGGACCGCCGCGCCGCCCCGCCGGACCCGCTGCCCGGGCGCCGGGCAGGTGGGCGTCTGAGGGGCCGGCCTCTCCTGGCCGGTGAGGCCGGTGAGGCCGGCGAGACCGTTCTCGGGTGCCGCGCCCTCCGCCCGGAGGGCGGCGCCTTCCTCGGTGTCCATCAGTGGGTCGCCTCCTTGACCCGCTCGCGCGAGAAACGGCCGAAGTTGTAGTACGCCGCGCACGCGCCCTCGGACGACACCATGCAGGTGCCGATCGGGGTCTCCGGGGTGCAGGCGGTGCCGAACACCTTGCACTCCCAGGGTTTGAGCACGCCCTTGAGCACCTCGCCGCACTGGCATGCCTTGGGGTCGGCCACCCGCCCGCCGGGGATCTGGAAGATCCGTTCGGCGTCGAAGGCGGCGTACCGCTCCCGCACCCTGAGCGCCGAGTGCGAGATGAACCCCAGTCCCCGCCATTCGAAGTACGGCCGCGGCTCCATCACCTCGTTGATGACGCCCAGGGCCTTGGGGTTGCCCTCCCACGGCACCACCCGGGCGTACTGGTTGTCCACCTCCGCCCGGCCCTCGGCGAGCTGCGCGAGGATCCGGTAGACCGTGTGGAGCACGTCGAGCGGCTCGAAACCGGCCACCACCAGGGGCTTGCCGTACTCGCGCGCGATGAACCCGTACGGCCGGCAGCCGATGACGGCCGAGACGTGGCCCGGCCCGACGAAGCCGTCCAGGCGCAGGTCGGGCGAGTCCAGGATCGCCTTGATCGCCGGGATGATCGTCACGTGGTTGCAGAAGATCGAGAAGTTGTCGATCCCCTCGGCGGCCGCGCGCAGGACGGTCATCGCCGTCGAGGGGGCGGTGGTCTCGAATCCGATCGCCATGAAGACCACGCGCCTGCCGGGGTTCTGCCGCGCGATCTTCAGGGCGTCCAGCGGGGAGTAGACCATGCGGATGTCGGCCCCCCGCGCCTTGGCATCGAGGAAGGAGCCCTTCCCCCCGGGGACGCGCATCATGTCGCCGAACGACGTCATGATCACATCCGGCTGCCCGGCGATGTGGATGGCGTCGTCCACCCTTCCCATCGGGATGACGCAGACGGGGCAGCCCGGGCCGTGCACGAGCGTGACGGCCTCGGGCAGGTAGTCCTCCAGCCCGTGCTTGTAGATGGTGTGGGTGTGCCCGCCGCACACCTCCATGAACTTGTAGGCGCGGCCGGGCTCGCACAGCGCGGCGATCCGCTCGGCCAGCACCCGGGCCTTGGCGGCGTCGCGGTATTCGTCGACGAAGCGCATCCGACCTCACCCCTGCTCGATCATGGATTCGCGGAGAGCCGCGATCTCGTCCTCGTACGCCTCGCCGATGCTTTCGAGGAAGTCGAGCGCGGCCCGTGCCTCCTCCTCGTCGATCTTCGACAGCGCGAACCCGACGTGGATGAGGATCCAGTCGCCGGGGATGAGGGACTCCTCCTCCAGCAGGCCGATGTTGATCGCCCGCCGTACCCCGCTGACGTCGACCATCGCCAGGTCAGGACGGTCCGACAGGATTTCCACGATCTCGCCGGGGATCCCCAGGCACATGAGCGGCCTCCGCCATCTGGATGGATTCGAGGACGAGGTCGTCGCCGCCCTCGGTGTCGATATCGGTGCCGCCGCATTCGGGGCAGGTGGCGAAGGGGTCGACGGAGGCGGCCGTCTGCCCGCAGGAGCGGCACAGCAGCTGCACCGGGACGATGACCAGGTCCACCTTCGCGCCCTCGGCCAGCGACCCGTCCGCGACCATGGCGAACGCCTGATTGATCACCGGCTCCGTGATGCGGAGCAGGGCACCCGCGTGCACCCTCGCCCGCTCCACCCGCCGGCCGGCCGCCCGTCTCTCCACCGCGTCGAGGATCGCCTCCGCGATCCCGAATTCATGCATGGCTGAACTTCACCTCGTTCCGTTCGGTCCCACTTGTCGTTCCACCGGGCCGTGGCACGGCCCGCCGTCAGATGCGCAGGCGTCGGGGCCGTCACATCTTCCTGATCCGCAGATAGCGCTTGATGTCGGGGATCGACTGGACGACCAGCACCGCCACCCCGGCGACGAGCGCTCCGACGATCAGACGTTTCAGCATGTCCGTTCCTCCTCGTGACCCGTGCCGGCGCGCACCGGCGCGGTCTGTTGCCCGACCAGCTCCAGGAGCAGCTCCCGGACCAGGTTCACCGCCGCGCCGACGGCGCCGGCGACCGGGGCGCTCAGCTCCATGCCGGGCGACAGGTCGGCGGGCTCGCAGCCGACGAGCAGGACCCGACCGGTCACGCCGCCGAGCGTGTCCGCCAGCGCGAGCACCGACTCGGGCGTCATGGCGTGGGCGTCGACGAAGGACCCCGGGCACTCGCCGGGCGACGGCTCCAGCACGTACAGCGTGCCGGGCGGGCTGCCGCGCGAGGCCGCGTCGAGGAGGATCGTGGCGTCGTAGCCGCCGCCGGTGAGCTCGTAGGCGAGGTGGACGCCGCGGATGCCGAAGTCGGTGACCAGGACCCCGTCGGGCAGCTCCGTGCCCGCCAGCCGCCTGGCCACCGTGACGCCGAAGCCGTCGTCGCCGAGAAACACGTTCCCGACCCCCGCGACGAGGATCCTCATGCGATGGCCTCCCCGTTCTCCAGCGGCTCGACCTCGTCGGGGGCGAAGTAGAGGAAGCGGCCGTGGGATCGGTGCAGGTCCGCGCCCGGGTCCCCCTCCAGGGTGACGGCCAGGTGCCGGGCCCCGTCGAGGTCGAGGAGCACGGCCTCCACCCGGGCGGTCCGGCCGGCCAGGAACATGTCGTGGGCGTCGGCGCGGCGCCTGCCGGGGACCAGCCGGACCCGGCTCCCCCGGGCGACCTCCACCCCGGAGACGACCACGCTGTCGGTGTCCGGCGACACGCCCTGGTCGGCCCCCGGGTCCCACCAGGGCGTGCCGGCCTCCCGCGCGGGCGCGCCCAGGTAGCGGATCACGCCGTGGAGCCGCTCCACCATCTCGGGCGGCATGTCACCGACCATGTCGATGAGCCGGGCCGCCCGGGGATCGGTCGCCCTGGCCTGCCGCGTCTCCTCCTCGGTGAGGGTGATGGTGCGCAGGTGGAGCATCTCGTCGATCTCGGTGGAGTCGAACAGCTCGCCCGGGCTCTCCGGGGCGATGTCCGGGTAGTCGTACAGGATGATCGGCGAGGACAGCACCACGTCGCGGTGGCCGGGCTCGCCGACGAGCACGGGCCAGGTGTGCTCGTTGCGGCAGTCCTCCGCGGCCGGCCGGGCCCACTCCGGCGGATCGAGCAGGGAGACGAAGGCGCCTCCGGTCACCCCGACGAGCAGGTGTGCCGAGATCAGCGAGCGCCGCAGCGCCTGCTCGCGCGTCGCGTCCGGCCCGGTCCAGCCGGAGGTGTTCTCCACCCGGACGCGCAGCCTGATCAGGCCGTACGGGCCCGGCACCCGCTCGGCCCCGGCTCTGAGCACCGCCTGCAGCGGCAGGTGCTCGGAGACGACGCGGCCCTCCCGCTCGCCGGACGGGGCGAGGATCAGCTCGGCCGAGCGGTCTCCGGGGAGGCGCACCTCGACCGTCCGTTCGGCGCCGAGCAGGGCGGCGACGGGCAGTACGGCCTCCACCTCGCGCTCGGTCGCCTCCTCGAAGGTGAGGTAGGTCCGGCCGCCGCTGGTCAGCTCCTCCACCGGCCGGTGGCCGCCGTCCTCGGCCCGCTCGACGCTGCGGGTCCTGACGTGCAGGAACCGCAGGCGCAGGCGGACCACGGCGTCGTCGGCCCGTTCGAGGAGGCATTCGGTCACGCTGGAGGAGGGTTCGGCGGTGGCGGAGAACCCCGGGGGCACGAGCACCCCGAACTGCCAGCGCACCCGGTTCTTGGCCGCCGACGCCCGGTAGGGGTAGAGCAGGTAGCCCTCGTACAGCACCGCGTCGGCCACCCGCCGGGCAATCTCCATCGGCACGCTCACCCCGGCGTCTCCTTGAGTAGTTGTTCCACCGCCGCGTCCCACGTCGCCAGGGCGCGTCCGGTCTTGAAGCGGTGCAGGGCCCGCAGGGTGTCCCGGCGCAGCCTCAGCCATCCGGTCCCGGGGAAGTAGCGGTCCATCAGCTCCCGCCAGACGGTCACCGGCAGCCCGTGGCGGGCCTCGCAGTGCCACGGCACCTGTCCCACGGCGAAACCGTTCTCCGCCCGGGCGAACACGGTGCCGCTGAAGAGCAGCAGGAGGGGGACCTCGCCGCCGTCCAGCGCGGCGAAGTATTTGCCCGCGGCCACCTCCAGGTCGTAGCTGCAGGGCACGGGCAGGTCGATCTCGGTGGTCCCGGTGAAGGCGGGGACGGTGACCGAGACGTTGGCGAACTGCAGGGGTTTCAGCGTGTCGCCCCAGCGCGAGGGGTCTCCGAAGAGGTCCTCCAGCAGCTCCGCCTCCGCCGGGACGTACCGCCTGAGGTGCGGTTCCACCCGGATCTGGCAGCGCAGCGCGATGGCGTGCACCCCGCCGGGGGACGGCTCGGTGATCCGCAGCCGGAAGACCAGCGTCGGGAAGGCCGCGTGCGGCTCGGCCCTCGCGCCCACGCAGGCGAAACGGAGCTCATCGGTCATCGTCTTGCCCTCCGGCTCCGGCCGGCACGACGCGGCTGCGGCCGCGCAGCTCCGCGAAGAAGCCCTCGATGGCCTCCCACGCCTCCTGGCCGCCGCCGAAGCCCTTCCAGTGCAGCCGCACCAGGCCGACGAGCTCGTAGCAGGCGGAGATCGGCACCAGGTAACAGGCGGTGCCGCCCTCGGGCCGGCGGTCCACCAGGAACGCCTCGACGTCCGGCAGGACGTCGGCCGGCATCGGGTTGGCCTTCATGACGCGCTCCCAGGTCTCCATCGGGAGCAGGGACTCCGTCGCCCCCGCAGGGCTCGGGTAGAAGGCGACCATCTGGTCGAGCGCGGAGTTGCGGAAGAAGAACGCCGTGCGGACCGGGATCTGGAGCTCCTCCCAGTCGGCCGCGCCGACGCTGAACGACGGGGCGTAGAGGTAGCGCTCCGGCACCGCGCGGTAGCGCCCGCGGGCGCCCGCGCCGTGGTCGAACAGCAGGCGGCAGGCCCGGCAGGCGCACAGCAGCGCCCGGCTCTCGAGGTTCACCACGTGGCCGTGGTCCTCGCCGGCCGGCTCGGCGCACAGTTCGCACCGCGCCACCCGCGCCTGCCGGGGCCCGCGGAAGCGGCGCAGCCCGGTGGCCGTCACGGGATCTTCTCCGGCTCCGGGCACGGGCCGGGCCGGTGCCGCTGGATCTGCAGCAGCGGCGCCCGGTCGCCGGCCTGCTCCTCGACGTCCACCCCGGACACCTCCGGCGCGGCCTGGACGACGGCGCGTTCGATGGCGTCGGTGACGGCGGAGCGCGAGGAGGGGCAGCCGTGGCCGGTGCCCCGCAGCCGCAGCCGGACGACCCCGGCCTCGTCCACGCCGAGCAGCTCGATGCCGTCCTCGCCCAGCCCGAGGCGGGGCCGGACGCCGTCGAGCGCCTCGCGGACGCGCTCGGCGGTGCTCAGCGGATGCAGGTCGTGCAGCACGAGCAGGCTTGAGACGAGGTCGTCGCCGGCGAGGCGGTGGAGCACCTCCGCCGCCTCGGTCTCGGTGACGATCTCGACGACGCGTTCCAGACCGGCGCCGTACAGCTCGACCAGGACCCGGACGAGTTCCTCGGCCTTGGCGCGTGTCGCGGGATCGCTGAGCGTGGCGAGTTCGGCGATCAGCGCCTCGACGCGGCCGCCGGCCGCCTGGACGTCATGGGCTTGCAGCATTGTGCCCGGGCCACCTTTCCTCAGTCCTCACGCCGGGGAGCCGACG
Coding sequences:
- a CDS encoding DUF5947 family protein, producing MTATGLRRFRGPRQARVARCELCAEPAGEDHGHVVNLESRALLCACRACRLLFDHGAGARGRYRAVPERYLYAPSFSVGAADWEELQIPVRTAFFFRNSALDQMVAFYPSPAGATESLLPMETWERVMKANPMPADVLPDVEAFLVDRRPEGGTACYLVPISACYELVGLVRLHWKGFGGGQEAWEAIEGFFAELRGRSRVVPAGAGGQDDDR
- the hypD gene encoding hydrogenase formation protein HypD — protein: MRFVDEYRDAAKARVLAERIAALCEPGRAYKFMEVCGGHTHTIYKHGLEDYLPEAVTLVHGPGCPVCVIPMGRVDDAIHIAGQPDVIMTSFGDMMRVPGGKGSFLDAKARGADIRMVYSPLDALKIARQNPGRRVVFMAIGFETTAPSTAMTVLRAAAEGIDNFSIFCNHVTIIPAIKAILDSPDLRLDGFVGPGHVSAVIGCRPYGFIAREYGKPLVVAGFEPLDVLHTVYRILAQLAEGRAEVDNQYARVVPWEGNPKALGVINEVMEPRPYFEWRGLGFISHSALRVRERYAAFDAERIFQIPGGRVADPKACQCGEVLKGVLKPWECKVFGTACTPETPIGTCMVSSEGACAAYYNFGRFSRERVKEATH
- a CDS encoding DUF6084 family protein yields the protein MTDELRFACVGARAEPHAAFPTLVFRLRITEPSPGGVHAIALRCQIRVEPHLRRYVPAEAELLEDLFGDPSRWGDTLKPLQFANVSVTVPAFTGTTEIDLPVPCSYDLEVAAGKYFAALDGGEVPLLLLFSGTVFARAENGFAVGQVPWHCEARHGLPVTVWRELMDRYFPGTGWLRLRRDTLRALHRFKTGRALATWDAAVEQLLKETPG
- a CDS encoding DUF6893 family small protein, producing the protein MLKRLIVGALVAGVAVLVVQSIPDIKRYLRIRKM
- a CDS encoding hydrogenase maturation protease, with protein sequence MRILVAGVGNVFLGDDGFGVTVARRLAGTELPDGVLVTDFGIRGVHLAYELTGGGYDATILLDAASRGSPPGTLYVLEPSPGECPGSFVDAHAMTPESVLALADTLGGVTGRVLLVGCEPADLSPGMELSAPVAGAVGAAVNLVRELLLELVGQQTAPVRAGTGHEEERTC
- a CDS encoding HypC/HybG/HupF family hydrogenase formation chaperone, with amino-acid sequence MEILSDRPDLAMVDVSGVRRAINIGLLEEESLIPGDWILIHVGFALSKIDEEEARAALDFLESIGEAYEDEIAALRESMIEQG
- a CDS encoding hydrogenase maturation nickel metallochaperone HypA/HybF — protein: MHEFGIAEAILDAVERRAAGRRVERARVHAGALLRITEPVINQAFAMVADGSLAEGAKVDLVIVPVQLLCRSCGQTAASVDPFATCPECGGTDIDTEGGDDLVLESIQMAEAAHVPGDPRRDRGNPVGPS
- the hypE gene encoding hydrogenase expression/formation protein HypE codes for the protein MDTEEGAALRAEGAAPENGLAGLTGLTGQERPAPQTPTCPAPGQRVRRGGAAVPGREQEVLDRIERVRRGRARVREDLITLAHGAGGKATHTLIEAVFLEAFRNRLLEPLEDGAVADGLAFTTDSYVVTPLFFPGGDIGDLAVNGTVNDLAMCGARPRHLSAAFIIEEGFPVADLRRITASMAAAARAADVWIVTGDTKVVEKGKADGCYITTSGVGTVERPVRLSAAAARPGDAVIVSGPIGEHGVTVMLARGELDIQADLTSDTAPLNTLTARLLDACGDGQVRCLRDATRGGVATVVNEIAAASEVAVVLEEDAIPVCPAVRGACELLGIDPLYVACEGRMVAVVAQRSAEAALAALRSHPLGSAAAVIGRIADDPPGLVLLKTSFGGTRIVDLLVGDPLPRIC
- a CDS encoding NifU family protein; the encoded protein is MLQAHDVQAAGGRVEALIAELATLSDPATRAKAEELVRVLVELYGAGLERVVEIVTETEAAEVLHRLAGDDLVSSLLVLHDLHPLSTAERVREALDGVRPRLGLGEDGIELLGVDEAGVVRLRLRGTGHGCPSSRSAVTDAIERAVVQAAPEVSGVDVEEQAGDRAPLLQIQRHRPGPCPEPEKIP
- a CDS encoding BTAD domain-containing putative transcriptional regulator → MEFRVLGAVGVRDGGVPVELGGPRQRAVLSRLLLARGAVVSTDTLIDDLYGGAPPVSALATLQSYVSNLRRVIEPGRAPRTPARLLLARPPGYLLAATDVDAIRFGELVARSESRSPDEALACLDEAMELWHGPPYGEFADEPWAVMEVRRLQELRLVAIERRAQALLACDRPQAVITFLEDETAAHPLRERLWCLLTLALYRTGRQADALAALRYARELLAEELGLDPGPELRALEDDILRQADSLLLSPRVPAPAVAPAACPAPSPCPAPPPRGDALPGRERQLAELEALAGRGTVGMAAVSGEPGIGKTRLLETFGERCAERGHLVLWGRCHDAEGAPPLWPWLQVLQALAESVPPPDRGALAGLLDDETPAGSTEAALLRRHQAVARWLVQAARIRPLVVVLDDLHWADPASLGLLGDVATLTAGPARGVRLTVVVAFRDSEERPPLQEVLGRLARHDLLRVGLAGLGGGPVRELAAGMGIEVDESTAGRLAERTGGNPFFVRESVRLLAQGQDLEAVPDAVADLIRRRLAALGWWTGGVLGVAAVIGRDFDPGVVAEVCQAVFDPRSPRDGSGPGALPEACRAKVYDTLDRAARAGLTVPRGNRMAFVHDLVRETLVGGIPPLRKAMVHREAMAVLATRPGTDVAVIAHHAVEAGPAAHTAAARWAVAAAQQASLRLAYEEAAVWWGRAVAAHGASAGDPIDHVELLLRQVRALLEAGDALGARQARAEAVRAADRAGAGPELTARALTALDAPTIWTLRNPYEAVELRLVHRFEAALRELPATDSPERARLLGGLAQELYDGTDDPRCRSLSAEAVEMARRLGDPQLLMRMLNARHLSLPQPLHIPELLEIADELEDLALRTRVPGFTLLAQMLYTHFRLELADLAGADRAAARCEAMLERLPLPWPRFQHTMWRAHRLALAGRFDEAETLFGEAGRQAERVGVWHAGGLVAMGRLALNYQRDTMAGTGPLIDAISGIHPSLDHDARVLQLCAQGRTEEAGRLAEEGWCPPPRDWSWLSTSCLQAAAQAAVGDVSACQVSYSALLPYSGRVAALSAVICVGPVDWFLALLASAVGDHTAASWHLAAVARLASQAGLMAWRDRAMTAGPGSGTGPQRDRPASDTTGRPSTCPASDTTGRPST